The following proteins come from a genomic window of Ilumatobacter coccineus YM16-304:
- the queF gene encoding preQ(1) synthase, with translation MELTVLGATVRHAIDHVEVFPAPDGISTVTFTNDELNSMCPVTEQPDLSTVVIEYTPDEWCIESKSLKLYLWGFRDRAVFAEALAAEIAGEVMNTAKPTEVTVTLTQRPRGGIEVRAVSHLTR, from the coding sequence ATGGAGTTGACCGTTCTCGGAGCCACCGTTCGTCACGCGATCGATCACGTCGAGGTGTTCCCCGCGCCCGACGGGATCTCGACGGTGACGTTCACCAACGACGAGCTCAACTCGATGTGCCCCGTCACCGAGCAACCCGACCTGTCGACGGTCGTCATCGAATACACACCCGACGAGTGGTGCATCGAGTCGAAGAGCCTCAAGCTCTACCTGTGGGGGTTCCGTGACCGCGCCGTGTTCGCCGAAGCGCTGGCGGCCGAGATCGCCGGCGAAGTCATGAACACGGCGAAGCCGACCGAGGTCACCGTCACGCTCACGCAGCGCCCACGCGGCGGCATCGAAGTGCGCGCCGTCAGCCACCTCACCCGCTGA